In Pectobacterium aroidearum, the following are encoded in one genomic region:
- a CDS encoding DedA family protein: MEFIQFIIDFILHIDVHLAELVAQYGVWVYAILFLILFCETGLVVTPFLPGDSLLFVAGALAALPSNDLNVHTMVFLMIVAAITGDAVNYTIGRLFGEKLFSNPNSKIFRRSYLDKTHAFYERHGGKTIILARFVPIVRTFAPFVAGMGHMSYRHFAAYNVIGALLWVLSFTYAGYLFGDLPVVQENLKLLIVAIIFLSILPGVIEIVRHRRAAARGNVK; this comes from the coding sequence ATGGAATTTATACAGTTTATTATTGATTTTATTCTGCACATTGACGTTCATCTGGCGGAACTGGTGGCGCAATATGGTGTCTGGGTTTATGCCATTTTGTTCCTGATTTTGTTCTGTGAAACCGGGCTGGTGGTGACGCCGTTTTTGCCGGGCGATTCACTGCTGTTTGTTGCAGGGGCGCTGGCGGCGTTACCGTCGAACGATCTGAATGTGCATACAATGGTGTTCCTGATGATTGTTGCTGCAATCACGGGGGATGCAGTGAACTACACTATTGGACGGCTGTTCGGTGAAAAGTTGTTTAGCAACCCGAACTCGAAGATTTTTCGCCGCAGCTATCTGGATAAAACGCACGCGTTTTACGAGCGTCACGGCGGTAAGACGATAATTCTGGCGCGCTTTGTCCCGATTGTGAGAACATTTGCGCCGTTTGTCGCCGGGATGGGGCACATGAGCTATCGGCATTTTGCGGCCTATAATGTCATTGGTGCGCTGTTGTGGGTGCTATCGTTCACCTATGCGGGCTACCTGTTTGGCGATTTGCCGGTAGTGCAGGAAAATCTGAAATTACTGATTGTCGCGATTATTTTTCTCTCTATCCTGCCGGGCGTTATTGAGATTGTCCGCCATCGTAGAGCAGCCGCGCGCGGCAATGTGAAATAA
- a CDS encoding DMT family transporter — protein MRNPTLNALFPTIAVLIWSVNVIVNKLSASVIDPAAISFYRWLLAFLVMTPFMLPTLRQHATAIRQHAWKLLVLGLLGMVLYQSLAYYAAHSISAVMMGIMGSLIPLLTVLLSIPLLRIAPTLGVLLGSILSLAGIIWLIGEGHPEQILAQGIGPGEFMMFCASLSYALYGVLTKRWSIPLPNWVSLYVQIAFGVVVLIPNFLLTDNVQLNAQNLPLVIFAGIMASIIAPFLWIQGVMRLGASKAAIFMNLTPIFTAMIAIGFLHEPLHHYHLIGGGITLLGVILAQRLRTPLGRPS, from the coding sequence ATGAGAAATCCAACGTTGAACGCCTTATTCCCCACCATTGCCGTGCTGATCTGGTCAGTGAATGTCATTGTCAACAAGCTCTCCGCGAGCGTCATCGACCCGGCTGCTATCTCATTTTATCGCTGGCTACTGGCATTTCTCGTCATGACGCCATTCATGCTGCCAACCCTGCGTCAGCATGCAACGGCCATTCGTCAACACGCCTGGAAATTGCTGGTGCTGGGGTTACTCGGCATGGTGCTGTATCAAAGTTTGGCCTACTACGCAGCGCACTCGATCAGCGCGGTGATGATGGGCATTATGGGGTCGCTCATTCCACTCCTCACGGTCCTGCTCAGCATACCTCTGCTACGCATCGCCCCCACATTGGGCGTGCTGCTCGGCAGCATCCTGTCGCTGGCAGGCATTATCTGGCTGATTGGAGAAGGACATCCAGAACAGATTCTGGCGCAGGGCATCGGCCCCGGTGAATTCATGATGTTTTGTGCGTCGCTGTCCTATGCACTCTATGGCGTGTTAACCAAACGCTGGAGCATCCCGTTACCCAACTGGGTATCGCTCTATGTGCAAATTGCCTTTGGCGTGGTGGTACTGATTCCAAATTTCCTGCTGACGGACAACGTGCAGCTTAATGCCCAAAATCTGCCGCTGGTGATTTTCGCTGGCATCATGGCCTCAATCATCGCGCCTTTTTTGTGGATTCAGGGCGTTATGCGTCTGGGAGCCAGCAAAGCCGCCATCTTTATGAATCTGACTCCCATTTTTACAGCAATGATCGCGATTGGATTTTTGCACGAGCCTTTGCACCATTACCATCTGATTGGCGGTGGCATCACACTACTCGGTGTTATCCTCGCCCAGCGTCTGCGTACGCCGCTGGGACGCCCCTCATGA
- the pdxB gene encoding 4-phosphoerythronate dehydrogenase PdxB: protein MKILVDENMPYARELFSRLGDVQAVPGRPLPRDLLAGADALMVRSVTKVNADLLSGSAVKFVGSATAGTDHVDDTWLNANGIAFSAAPGCNAIAVVEYVFSSLLMLAERDGFQLRDKTVGIVGVGNVGRRLDARLKAWGVKTLLCDPPRADRGDAGDFLPLETLVRDADILTLHTPLYLDGPYRTHHLVDASVLDAFADGRILINACRGPVVDNAALLETLQRGKKLSVILDVWEPEPELSTDLLARVDIGTAHIAGYTLEGKARGTTQVFEAWSEFIGTPQKVALSSLLPEPEYAEVTLTVPLDEALLKRLVHLVYDVRRDDALLRHVAHQEGEFDRLRKHYQERREWSSLHVICADADSADCLNALGFTASVRGAR, encoded by the coding sequence ATGAAGATTCTGGTTGATGAGAATATGCCGTATGCCCGCGAACTTTTTAGCCGTCTGGGCGACGTGCAGGCTGTGCCGGGACGTCCTTTACCGCGCGATCTGCTGGCAGGCGCAGATGCGCTGATGGTGCGTTCGGTCACGAAGGTGAATGCGGATCTGCTGTCTGGTTCGGCGGTAAAATTCGTCGGCAGCGCGACGGCTGGCACCGACCATGTTGATGATACCTGGCTTAACGCCAACGGTATCGCGTTTTCTGCTGCGCCCGGCTGCAATGCCATCGCGGTAGTGGAGTACGTGTTTTCTTCTTTGCTGATGCTGGCCGAGCGTGATGGCTTCCAACTGCGTGATAAAACCGTCGGGATTGTCGGCGTGGGAAACGTTGGCCGACGTCTGGATGCGCGTCTGAAAGCCTGGGGCGTTAAAACGCTGCTGTGCGATCCGCCGCGTGCCGATCGCGGTGATGCGGGGGATTTCCTGCCGCTAGAGACGCTGGTGCGCGATGCTGACATTCTGACGCTGCATACGCCGCTGTATCTCGATGGTCCATACCGTACCCATCACTTGGTTGATGCCAGCGTGCTGGACGCGTTTGCCGACGGACGTATTCTGATTAACGCCTGCCGTGGCCCGGTGGTAGATAATGCGGCACTGCTTGAGACCTTGCAACGGGGTAAAAAACTCAGCGTCATTCTTGACGTATGGGAACCCGAGCCTGAATTATCAACCGATCTGCTGGCACGCGTCGATATTGGCACGGCGCATATCGCTGGTTATACGCTGGAAGGGAAGGCGCGCGGTACTACGCAGGTCTTTGAAGCCTGGAGCGAGTTTATTGGAACCCCCCAGAAGGTGGCGCTTTCGTCGCTTTTGCCTGAGCCAGAGTATGCCGAAGTGACACTGACCGTGCCGCTGGATGAGGCGCTGCTAAAACGTCTGGTGCATCTGGTGTATGATGTGCGCCGGGATGATGCGTTGTTGCGCCACGTTGCGCATCAGGAAGGCGAATTCGATCGCCTGCGCAAACATTATCAGGAACGACGCGAATGGTCGTCACTCCATGTTATCTGCGCTGATGCTGACAGCGCAGATTGCCTGAACGCGCTGGGATTCACGGCGTCAGTGCGGGGCGCACGCTAA
- a CDS encoding YfcL family protein, whose amino-acid sequence MIAEFETRILALIDDMVEHASDDELFAGGYLRGHLTVSVAEAEENGEHTLEALHVRVSDSINNAIKNGELSPPDQVLVNGMWERLFQQAQNSTH is encoded by the coding sequence ATGATCGCAGAATTTGAAACGCGCATTCTGGCGCTGATTGATGACATGGTAGAACATGCCAGCGACGACGAGCTTTTTGCTGGTGGCTACTTGCGCGGTCATCTGACAGTGTCGGTTGCAGAAGCGGAAGAAAACGGGGAACACACGCTTGAAGCACTGCATGTGCGCGTTAGCGACAGTATTAATAACGCTATTAAAAATGGTGAACTGTCACCGCCGGATCAGGTATTGGTTAACGGAATGTGGGAACGACTTTTCCAGCAAGCGCAGAACAGTACACACTGA
- the flk gene encoding flagella biosynthesis regulator Flk codes for MQPVSGPGAPLPGERPVTSTTTSSASNTTGSANGDRPLTLAQRTTLENLVLKVAALTTSKAAEVWTTVKTGLGLAENSELQSRHYQPAEQILQTRLTQAQDSGGRQQLLQRLTDMLSQGNNRQAVSDFIQQRFGSTTLSALNKTQLQQVVTLLQNGQIPQSTTPASATQTAQAANSPDRPLNPAEQRGLNQLVTRLATMTGEQPARVLSNLMMMQNLNAGDTIPLKHLPLLTQFLQAQVELQQTQTLLRATSPASQGTPTNAGTAGAAPESLTANTANTTNANLSSTANLSSQPLSAQNALLSPNLAPLQALLQQPMTAQEQHLLMDYTQNRFNIGLQTPLTPMQVSDLLTFLFTQRIQRAQETDWTTTSQLLHPLFNPLIASLPLSWQSLFHKPMFLVIVSTCVAAFLLWVLI; via the coding sequence ATGCAACCTGTAAGTGGCCCGGGTGCCCCGCTGCCCGGCGAGCGCCCGGTTACGTCGACAACCACATCCTCAGCCTCGAATACCACAGGCTCCGCCAACGGCGATCGACCGCTCACGCTGGCACAGCGCACCACGCTGGAAAATCTGGTGCTTAAAGTTGCCGCACTGACAACATCAAAAGCAGCGGAAGTCTGGACGACGGTAAAAACAGGATTAGGTCTGGCAGAAAATAGCGAATTGCAGTCCCGCCACTACCAACCTGCCGAGCAGATACTCCAGACGCGTTTAACGCAGGCACAAGATAGCGGTGGACGCCAGCAACTGCTTCAGCGCCTGACGGATATGCTGTCTCAGGGAAATAATCGTCAGGCAGTCAGCGATTTTATCCAGCAACGGTTCGGCAGCACCACGCTAAGCGCATTGAATAAAACGCAGCTACAGCAGGTTGTGACGCTGCTGCAAAATGGGCAAATCCCACAGTCAACGACACCGGCCAGTGCGACACAAACCGCTCAGGCTGCCAACTCGCCCGATCGTCCCCTCAATCCTGCTGAACAGCGCGGCCTGAATCAGTTAGTCACCCGATTGGCGACCATGACCGGTGAACAACCAGCAAGAGTGCTGAGTAATCTGATGATGATGCAGAATCTTAATGCGGGTGACACCATCCCGTTAAAACACCTGCCGTTGCTCACGCAGTTCCTGCAAGCGCAGGTAGAGCTGCAACAAACACAGACGCTGCTGCGCGCCACCTCACCGGCATCGCAGGGGACACCGACAAATGCGGGAACCGCAGGCGCAGCACCAGAATCGCTGACAGCCAACACGGCTAATACGACAAACGCGAATCTGTCATCTACAGCGAACCTATCATCACAGCCGCTATCGGCACAGAACGCGCTGCTTTCCCCAAACCTCGCCCCGTTGCAGGCTTTGCTACAACAGCCAATGACCGCGCAGGAACAGCACCTATTGATGGATTACACGCAGAATCGCTTCAATATCGGCTTACAAACGCCGCTGACGCCGATGCAGGTCAGCGATCTGCTGACGTTCCTGTTTACACAGCGCATTCAGCGTGCGCAGGAAACGGACTGGACAACGACTTCACAATTGCTGCACCCGCTGTTCAACCCCCTGATTGCCTCACTGCCGCTCAGTTGGCAATCCCTGTTCCATAAGCCTATGTTTCTGGTGATTGTCAGCACCTGCGTGGCCGCATTTCTACTCTGGGTGTTGATCTAA
- the accD gene encoding acetyl-CoA carboxylase, carboxyltransferase subunit beta — protein sequence MSWIERILNKSNITPTRKANIPEGVWTKCDSCGQVLYRAELERNLGVCPKCDHHMRLSARNRLQAFLDKENTVELGSELEPKDVLKFRDSKKYKDRLVSAQKQSDEKDALIVMKGTLYGMPIVAASFEFSFMGGSMASVVGARFVRAVEQALEDGCPLVCFSASGGARMQEALMSLMQMAKTSAALAKMRERGLPYISVLTDPTMGGVSASLAMLGDLNIAEPKALIGFAGPRVIEQTVREKLPPGFQRSEFLIEKGAIDMIVRRPEMRYKLATILAKLTNHPEPGNDDVEIRSDAPSESSQDDA from the coding sequence ATGAGCTGGATTGAACGAATTCTTAACAAAAGCAACATCACACCGACCCGTAAAGCGAACATCCCTGAAGGGGTCTGGACAAAATGTGATAGCTGCGGTCAGGTTCTTTATCGTGCTGAGCTGGAGCGCAATCTGGGGGTCTGCCCGAAGTGCGATCACCATATGCGTCTTTCCGCACGTAACCGTCTACAGGCGTTTCTGGATAAAGAAAACACTGTCGAACTGGGAAGTGAACTGGAACCGAAGGATGTCCTGAAATTCCGGGATTCCAAAAAATATAAAGATCGTCTGGTTTCTGCGCAGAAACAGTCCGATGAGAAAGATGCGCTTATCGTCATGAAAGGCACGCTCTACGGCATGCCGATTGTGGCTGCATCCTTTGAGTTCTCTTTCATGGGAGGCTCAATGGCCTCTGTTGTCGGTGCGCGTTTTGTGCGTGCCGTTGAGCAGGCATTGGAAGATGGCTGTCCGCTGGTGTGCTTCTCTGCCAGTGGCGGTGCGCGTATGCAGGAAGCGCTGATGTCGCTGATGCAAATGGCGAAAACCAGTGCGGCATTGGCAAAAATGCGTGAGCGCGGCTTGCCGTATATCTCCGTGCTGACTGACCCGACGATGGGCGGTGTTTCCGCAAGTCTGGCGATGCTGGGTGACCTGAATATTGCCGAGCCGAAAGCGCTGATCGGTTTTGCCGGTCCACGCGTTATCGAACAAACCGTGCGTGAAAAGCTGCCGCCGGGCTTCCAGCGTAGTGAATTCCTGATCGAGAAAGGGGCGATCGATATGATCGTTCGTCGTCCGGAAATGCGCTACAAGCTGGCCACTATTCTTGCCAAACTGACGAATCATCCAGAACCGGGCAATGATGACGTGGAAATCCGCAGCGATGCGCCGTCGGAATCATCACAGGATGACGCATAA
- a CDS encoding aspartate-semialdehyde dehydrogenase, whose amino-acid sequence MSDGWNIALLGATGAVGTALLELLQEREFPVGELYLLASERSAGETIRFNGQSCLVTDVADFDWSQAQLAFFVAGQDVSARYAEEAGNAGCLVIDSSGLFALEPDVPLVVPGVNAHTLADYRNRNIVAVADSLTSQLLTAIKPLTDAAGLSRLHVVNMLAVSALGKAAVDDLAGQSARLLNGIPPEAGIFPKQLAFNLLPLLPDEAGSVREERRLVDQVRKVLQDEGLPISVTCIQSPVFYGHAQVVHLESLRPLSAEEARDELLNAGNIEVSDEQDYPTQVGDASGNGQLSVGCLRNDYGIPELLQFWSVADNARFGGALMAVETAECLVREYLG is encoded by the coding sequence ATGTCTGACGGCTGGAATATTGCTCTGCTGGGTGCCACGGGCGCAGTAGGCACGGCGTTACTGGAATTATTGCAGGAACGCGAATTCCCAGTGGGTGAACTGTATCTGCTGGCCAGCGAACGTAGCGCGGGTGAAACCATACGTTTTAACGGCCAGTCCTGTCTGGTCACCGATGTGGCTGATTTTGACTGGTCACAGGCACAGCTGGCGTTTTTTGTCGCTGGTCAGGATGTCAGCGCCCGCTATGCAGAAGAAGCAGGGAATGCAGGCTGTCTGGTTATCGACAGCAGCGGTCTGTTTGCGCTGGAGCCGGATGTCCCGCTGGTCGTGCCCGGCGTTAATGCACATACGCTGGCAGATTACCGTAACCGTAATATTGTTGCGGTGGCCGACAGTCTGACCAGCCAACTGCTGACGGCGATTAAACCGCTGACCGATGCGGCAGGGCTTTCACGCCTGCATGTCGTCAATATGCTGGCGGTTTCCGCCCTCGGCAAAGCGGCGGTAGACGATCTGGCTGGGCAAAGTGCGCGTTTGCTGAACGGTATTCCGCCAGAAGCCGGGATTTTCCCGAAACAGCTGGCGTTCAATCTGTTGCCTTTACTACCGGATGAAGCCGGCAGCGTACGTGAAGAACGTCGTCTGGTGGATCAGGTGCGTAAAGTCTTGCAGGACGAAGGATTGCCGATTTCAGTGACCTGCATCCAGTCTCCTGTGTTCTATGGACACGCGCAGGTTGTCCATCTTGAATCGCTGCGTCCGCTGTCTGCGGAAGAGGCACGCGATGAACTGCTCAATGCTGGAAATATTGAAGTTAGTGACGAACAGGATTACCCGACGCAGGTCGGTGATGCGTCCGGCAATGGACAACTGAGCGTCGGCTGTCTGCGTAACGATTACGGGATTCCTGAACTGCTGCAATTCTGGTCGGTTGCTGATAATGCTCGTTTTGGCGGTGCGCTGATGGCGGTGGAAACGGCAGAATGTCTGGTGAGGGAGTATCTCGGGTAA
- the fabB gene encoding beta-ketoacyl-ACP synthase I — translation MKRAVITGLGIVSSIGNNQQEVLASLREGRSGITFSQELKDSGMRSHVWGNVKLDTTGLIDRKIVRFMSDASIYAYLSMEQAIQDSGLSDEVYQNNPRVGLIAGSGGSARYQVFGADAMRSPRGLKAVGPYVVTKSMGSAVSACLATPFKIHGVNYSISSACATSAHCIGNAVEQIQMGKQDIVFAGGAEELCWELACEFDAMGALSTKYNETPEKASRTYDADRDGFVIAGGGGMVVVEELEHALARGAHIYAEIVGYGATSDGADMVAPSGEGAVRCMKMAMNGVDTPIDYLNSHGTSTPVGDVKELGAIREVFGDKSPAISATKAMTGHSLGAAGVQEAIYSLLMLEHGFVAPSINVENLDEQAAGLNIVTTPTERKLTTVMSNSFGFGGTNATLVMRKLDK, via the coding sequence ATGAAACGTGCAGTGATTACTGGCCTGGGGATCGTATCAAGCATCGGTAATAACCAGCAGGAAGTTCTGGCATCATTGCGGGAAGGCCGCTCGGGTATTACTTTCTCTCAAGAGCTGAAAGATTCCGGTATGCGTAGTCACGTCTGGGGGAATGTCAAACTGGACACCACTGGCCTCATCGATCGCAAAATTGTGCGTTTTATGAGTGATGCATCGATTTATGCCTACTTATCCATGGAGCAGGCGATTCAGGATTCCGGCCTGTCTGATGAAGTTTATCAAAATAACCCACGCGTTGGCCTGATTGCCGGTTCCGGCGGTTCTGCGCGCTATCAGGTGTTTGGTGCTGACGCGATGCGCAGCCCGCGTGGCCTGAAAGCCGTTGGTCCTTATGTTGTGACCAAATCCATGGGTTCCGCGGTATCTGCCTGTCTGGCAACGCCGTTCAAAATCCACGGTGTGAACTACTCCATCAGTTCTGCCTGTGCGACCTCTGCACACTGTATCGGTAACGCCGTTGAGCAAATTCAGATGGGCAAACAGGACATCGTATTCGCTGGTGGAGCTGAAGAGCTGTGCTGGGAATTGGCCTGTGAATTTGATGCGATGGGCGCGCTGTCGACCAAATACAATGAAACACCAGAAAAAGCGTCCCGTACCTATGATGCCGATCGCGATGGTTTCGTGATTGCAGGCGGCGGCGGTATGGTCGTTGTCGAAGAGCTGGAACACGCGCTGGCGCGCGGTGCGCACATCTACGCAGAAATCGTCGGCTACGGTGCGACGTCTGACGGTGCAGATATGGTTGCCCCATCGGGTGAAGGTGCCGTTCGCTGCATGAAGATGGCGATGAACGGTGTTGATACGCCAATTGATTACCTGAACTCTCACGGTACCTCTACGCCGGTTGGCGATGTGAAGGAACTGGGTGCGATTCGTGAAGTGTTTGGCGACAAATCGCCAGCGATCTCCGCGACGAAAGCAATGACCGGTCACTCTCTGGGAGCCGCAGGCGTTCAGGAAGCCATTTACTCATTGCTGATGCTGGAACACGGCTTTGTTGCGCCAAGCATTAACGTGGAAAATTTAGATGAGCAGGCTGCTGGCCTGAATATCGTGACGACGCCGACGGAGCGTAAACTGACCACGGTGATGTCTAACAGCTTCGGCTTCGGTGGTACGAATGCGACGCTGGTAATGAGAAAACTCGATAAATAA
- the truA gene encoding tRNA pseudouridine(38-40) synthase TruA, protein MSETTQAEAIQADAVAENERAPLKIALGIEYDGSQYYGWQRQSDVASVQACLEKALSKVADEPIEVFCAGRTDAGVHGTGQVVHFTTQAIRKDAAWTMGVNANLPPDIAVRWVKTVEEDFHARFSATARRYRYVIYNHRYRPAVLSHGMTHFYHPLDVERMERAGQCLLGENDFTSFRAVQCQSRTPLRYVNHLKVTRHGDYIVVDIKANAFVHHMVRNIVGSLMEVGCGNRPESWIAELLAAKDRTLAAATARAEGLYLVAVDYPARFALPQPTMGPLFLAD, encoded by the coding sequence ATGTCGGAAACCACTCAGGCGGAGGCGATTCAGGCCGACGCCGTTGCGGAAAACGAACGCGCCCCGCTGAAAATCGCGTTGGGCATTGAGTATGACGGTAGCCAGTATTATGGCTGGCAGCGCCAGAGTGATGTCGCTAGCGTGCAGGCTTGTCTTGAAAAGGCGCTGAGCAAAGTCGCGGATGAACCGATAGAAGTGTTTTGTGCCGGCCGAACCGATGCTGGGGTTCACGGTACCGGACAGGTTGTGCACTTCACCACGCAGGCGATCAGAAAAGATGCCGCCTGGACGATGGGGGTGAATGCGAATTTACCGCCAGATATCGCTGTGCGCTGGGTGAAAACGGTGGAGGAGGATTTCCATGCGCGCTTCAGCGCGACGGCACGTCGCTACCGCTATGTCATCTATAATCACCGCTATCGTCCTGCTGTGCTTTCACATGGCATGACGCACTTTTATCATCCGCTGGATGTGGAACGGATGGAGCGTGCCGGGCAGTGTCTGTTGGGGGAGAATGATTTCACCTCTTTTCGGGCGGTGCAATGCCAGTCGCGCACGCCGTTGCGCTATGTAAATCATTTAAAGGTTACACGTCACGGTGACTATATCGTGGTAGATATTAAGGCCAATGCGTTCGTTCATCATATGGTGCGCAACATTGTTGGTAGCCTGATGGAAGTCGGTTGTGGCAATCGCCCGGAGTCGTGGATTGCAGAGCTGCTGGCGGCCAAGGATCGTACGCTGGCGGCAGCGACGGCCAGAGCCGAAGGGCTGTATTTAGTGGCGGTGGATTACCCGGCGCGTTTTGCTTTGCCACAGCCCACGATGGGTCCACTCTTTTTGGCGGACTAG
- the mnmC gene encoding bifunctional tRNA (5-methylaminomethyl-2-thiouridine)(34)-methyltransferase MnmD/FAD-dependent 5-carboxymethylaminomethyl-2-thiouridine(34) oxidoreductase MnmC, giving the protein MTNLPIQHASLSWNAQGTPVSQQFDDVYFSNQDGLAETRYVFLKGNQFPERFATHPRTACVIAETGFGTGLNFLTLWQAFADFRQQQPQATLHHLHFISFEKFPLRRHDLAAAHAQWPELAAFADELREQWPLPLPGCHRLILAQGAITLDLWFGDVNTLLPELDDTQNHQVDAWFLDGFAPAKNPDMWTDNLFQAMARLCRQGGTFATFTAAGFVRRGLQQAGFQVSKVKGFGQKREMLSGILPETLPITSPTPWYARPAASTTDDIAIIGGGIASVLTALALQRRGAKVTLYCAEAQPATGASGNRQGALYPLLNNRHDAVSRFFSLAFDFARRSYTALAQQGLAFEHQWCGVSQLAWDEKSARKIEQILQGEWPEELVISVDAQQLENQSGLNPGVNGITYPDGGWLCPAELTAAALKLAQQNGLSVQMNTIVSTLEKTDDGWALTLSTGQRVSHAVVVLANGYHITDWSQTHHLPAYAVRGQVSHIPTNPVLGQLKQVLCYDGYLTPVSPRHQTHCIGASYVRGETRCDYREEEQQENRQRLLNCLPHAEWAKTIDVSDAQARQGVRSALRDHLPLLGAVPDYEQTLAEYEDRLHPQHRADTVPNAPYWRDLFIIGALGSRGLCSAPLAAEILASQMYGEPLPLDRDTLAALNPNRFWIRKLLKGKPVTQD; this is encoded by the coding sequence GTGACGAACCTCCCCATCCAACATGCGTCGTTAAGTTGGAACGCTCAGGGTACACCTGTATCGCAACAGTTTGATGACGTCTATTTTTCGAATCAGGATGGGTTAGCTGAAACCCGTTATGTGTTTTTAAAGGGCAATCAGTTTCCTGAGCGTTTCGCCACACATCCACGCACTGCCTGCGTGATAGCAGAAACCGGCTTTGGTACGGGTCTGAATTTTCTGACGCTGTGGCAGGCGTTTGCCGACTTTCGTCAACAGCAGCCGCAGGCGACCTTGCACCACTTGCATTTCATCAGCTTCGAGAAATTCCCTCTGCGTCGGCATGATTTAGCGGCCGCACATGCTCAGTGGCCGGAACTGGCCGCCTTTGCGGATGAACTGCGTGAGCAATGGCCGCTGCCGCTGCCGGGTTGCCACCGCTTGATTCTGGCGCAAGGCGCTATCACGCTCGATTTATGGTTTGGTGACGTCAACACGTTGCTGCCTGAGTTGGATGACACCCAGAATCATCAGGTCGACGCCTGGTTTCTGGACGGCTTCGCCCCCGCCAAAAACCCGGACATGTGGACAGATAATCTGTTTCAGGCAATGGCTCGTCTGTGCCGTCAAGGAGGCACGTTTGCCACCTTTACCGCTGCGGGCTTTGTACGTCGCGGTCTGCAACAGGCGGGGTTTCAGGTCAGTAAGGTCAAAGGATTCGGACAAAAACGCGAGATGCTGAGCGGCATCCTTCCCGAGACGCTTCCCATCACCTCACCGACACCGTGGTATGCGCGTCCTGCGGCCAGCACGACTGACGATATTGCGATTATCGGCGGCGGCATCGCCAGCGTGCTCACCGCACTGGCGCTGCAACGGCGCGGAGCAAAGGTCACGCTCTACTGTGCGGAAGCCCAGCCTGCCACGGGCGCCTCCGGCAATCGTCAAGGTGCGCTGTATCCTCTGCTGAATAATCGACACGATGCGGTATCCCGCTTTTTCTCCCTTGCTTTTGACTTTGCCCGCCGCAGTTACACGGCACTGGCGCAACAGGGTCTGGCATTTGAGCACCAGTGGTGCGGAGTTAGCCAGCTCGCCTGGGATGAAAAAAGCGCGCGTAAGATCGAACAGATTCTGCAAGGAGAATGGCCGGAAGAGTTAGTCATTAGCGTGGATGCACAACAACTGGAAAACCAAAGCGGTCTGAATCCCGGCGTAAACGGCATCACCTACCCCGACGGCGGCTGGCTGTGTCCGGCAGAACTAACAGCCGCTGCGTTGAAGCTGGCACAGCAGAACGGCCTGTCGGTACAGATGAATACCATCGTTTCCACACTGGAGAAAACGGACGACGGCTGGGCGCTCACCCTCAGTACCGGCCAACGGGTAAGCCATGCGGTTGTGGTGCTGGCAAATGGCTATCACATTACTGATTGGTCGCAAACTCATCATTTACCCGCCTACGCCGTGCGCGGGCAGGTCAGTCATATTCCCACTAACCCCGTGTTGGGGCAGCTTAAACAGGTTCTGTGCTACGACGGCTATTTGACGCCGGTCAGCCCGCGCCATCAAACGCACTGCATCGGAGCAAGCTATGTACGGGGAGAAACCCGCTGTGATTATCGGGAAGAAGAACAGCAAGAGAACCGCCAGCGGCTACTGAACTGCTTGCCCCACGCAGAGTGGGCCAAGACGATCGATGTCAGCGATGCGCAAGCACGTCAGGGTGTGCGCAGTGCGCTACGCGATCATCTGCCGCTGTTAGGAGCCGTGCCGGACTATGAACAAACGCTGGCAGAATATGAAGATCGGCTGCATCCACAGCACCGTGCCGACACCGTGCCGAACGCGCCTTATTGGCGAGATCTGTTTATTATCGGTGCGTTAGGCTCACGCGGGCTCTGCTCTGCCCCACTCGCGGCAGAAATTTTGGCTTCGCAAATGTATGGAGAACCGCTGCCGCTGGATCGCGACACGCTTGCTGCGCTAAACCCGAATCGCTTCTGGATAAGGAAACTGCTGAAAGGCAAACCCGTCACTCAGGATTAA